The following coding sequences lie in one Lelliottia jeotgali genomic window:
- a CDS encoding Queuosine Biosynthesis QueE Radical SAM: MILRRGSAILNVYPQTEMTMQYPINEMFQTLQGEGYFTGVPAIFIRLQGCPVGCAWCDTKHTWDKLADREVSLFSILAKTKESDKWGAGSAEDLLAIIGRQGWTARHVVITGGEPCIHDLTSLTELLEKNGYSCQIETSGTHEVRCSHSTWVTVSPKVNMRGGYDVLSQALERADEIKHPVGRVRDIEALDELLATLTDEKQRIIALQPISQKDDATRLCIETCIARNWRLSMQTHKYLNIA; encoded by the coding sequence GCAGTACCCGATTAACGAGATGTTCCAGACCCTACAAGGCGAGGGTTACTTCACTGGCGTTCCTGCTATTTTTATTCGATTACAGGGATGCCCGGTTGGCTGTGCCTGGTGTGATACCAAACATACGTGGGATAAACTCGCAGATCGGGAAGTGTCGCTGTTTAGTATTCTGGCCAAAACCAAAGAGAGCGACAAATGGGGCGCCGGGAGTGCGGAAGATCTGCTGGCGATCATCGGTCGTCAGGGCTGGACCGCCCGCCATGTGGTGATCACCGGGGGTGAACCCTGCATTCACGACTTAACCTCGCTCACGGAGCTGCTGGAAAAGAACGGCTACAGTTGCCAGATTGAAACCAGCGGCACCCACGAAGTGCGCTGCTCGCACTCCACCTGGGTCACCGTGTCACCAAAAGTGAACATGCGCGGCGGGTATGATGTGCTGTCGCAGGCGCTGGAACGTGCGGATGAGATCAAACATCCGGTGGGCCGCGTGCGTGATATTGAAGCACTTGATGAACTGCTGGCGACACTGACGGACGAAAAGCAGCGCATCATTGCCCTGCAGCCCATCAGCCAGAAAGACGACGCCACGCGTCTGTGCATTGAAACCTGTATCGCGCGCAACTGGCGTCTGTCGATGCAGACGCACAAGTATCTGAATATAGCCTGA